The Megalobrama amblycephala isolate DHTTF-2021 linkage group LG16, ASM1881202v1, whole genome shotgun sequence genome includes the window TATGGTGATGTTAAGAGGCAACGGGAGCAAATCAATTTTGAGTGAATGACAGGAATGATGCTTTGAATAATGCATTTTTGAAAAAGAAGGGCGGGGGGAAAAGCCGGCGCTCGTGAGCAAATGGGACTCTCATAATAGTGGAAAATTTTCTCCTTCCCTGCCATTCTGTGTGTAGATGAATTGGTGGATAAGTTACACAAAATGGCTCCAAGGAAGCATGTCAGAAAGCAGCAGGGGTATTGTATGCCTCTCAGAGGCTTAACACAGGTTTAACTAAGCACTCGAGAGGTTGTTGGTAGGCTCTGGGATCAGTCTCAGCTGAAGCAGGGTGAGCCAGATTTATACACACACGGACAGAATAAATACTTGTAAAATACCAGATTTTGCAGCTTCCCTGAAGGGCTCAGAACCTCTCAAATGATTCTATTTTCTTGTCATTGTTTATTTCCTTTTCAAAATGGGCTTAGTTTCGTAGAGCAGACCTTATTTCATTGAAAGTCTCAACCATTGCTGCTGAAAAGACCATCTTAGACTAAACCAGCTTCAACAAACCTTGGAATAGTCTTTCCGATGAAGCTGGTTGACCAAGGAAGTCTTGATGGTTAAATCTGTTAATGGGAAAGTtcatccaaaaaacaaaaattcaatcatttacccttaggccgtgtgtccatttccaatttttttttttctttcagttgaGACTGCTTGCTATGATATGGAATATCTGCAGAAGCGTTACTAGTATCTAATTTCACAGATAGTTTGTTTCTGTGCTGTTTCTATATAAACATATTGatacaatgtaaagtatttgctctggctcttgttttaaattattttgttccATTATTATGCTTGTTGTTGACATCTGTTTATGCTGTACAAACAGAATGTGGCGGTTGGTCGGCGTAGTATTTGTCctgcccctcctccactctgattggacagCTGGCTAAAAAATGACAGTGATGAACGCAGCGTTTTattcaaagttgaacattcttcaactcgaggcgaccgGTAAAAACAGCACCTTGTTACGCTTCTGGCATTGAAAAACATGGctctcccattgaaaacaattgcaAAAGTACGCTAGCCgctggaaaaaaaatgctttggcGGACACACGGCCTTACCCTTATGTTGTTTCAACCCTGTATGATTTCTTTcttctataaaaagcaaaagaagtaattttgaagtgtgtttcagtgttttatatacatatactatCTCAAACACAACACAAGCAAAGCTGGTCCTTTCAACAGGGATATGACAACCACCATGAGTATGAGGCACTGGGCACCTAAAGAAAACAATCTGATGAGCTAGAAGTGATAAAATAGCCCCTTTCACATAGCAATCCCAGTAAATTACCGTAAAATTACCAAAATGCTGTTCACACAAGCAACACCGGTAAGAGACCATTCACACACAGAACCAAAATACCGGTAAATTCAGTGATTTCAGTCATCGAAAATTGCctttaaatgttgtgatgttgtCTTCATTCGTCACATGAGGAATAGTGCTTTAGTTTCACTATCTGTTCAATTTGACAACATTTTTGACGTCTGAGCGACAGGCATAAGGGGATGATCAAACTACGCGTTTTTGCTCTTAAAAACACGAGACATGCATAATAGTTTCCAACTGCAGAACCTCagcactgatgattaaaaagaAGGCTGGGTCTCGAGCGGGACACGTTTAAAAAGCTGTGAGATGTGGTGCAATGGTCAAAGATGTCCATctagcacatatttacatagaaaaaaactattaaaaagcaTCAAAGGTTACTGTAAACAGTGCAGAGTAATCACATCATATCCATAAGAACATTTATGATTCCAAAGCAAACATCTTACGTCAGCGCATTCTATGTTTGCATGTGTTGATACTGGTAATCCCATTCTGTGTTCACACACAGCATCATACTGGTAAGAGTTCACACTTGATCTCTTACCAGTAATTTTCCAGTAAAGACTGTATGTATGAAAGGGGCTAATGACGCTCAAATGCTGCGTTATCGTGTTACATGTGTGACCAGAAGATAATCATTGTCATAGATGTATGCGTGTCATCACAGATGGCATGCTTGCAGATGTCAGCTTGATGATGACAACATCAGTCTTGTTGTTTGATCTGTACGTGAACACAGTATCCTCTGAAAAACTAACAGCAGCTCTGTACATCCATGTAAATGTATGTATTACATGCTACATCAGTAGTCTTAAGACgtcaaatttatatttatatatttgttcagTGAAATTTATGTATTAATGTTAATGTCCAAAAGAAGCACAAAATAAATGGCATATTGTAAGTTGAAATTCCAAGGAGTATGGTACTTTGTTCCATGAACTTTGTTTTGGTCACTCGTCATCACAAAGTTTATTAGGATCTGTAAATGTTTTCTTCATTGTATTCTTGCTTCATGATCTAGCCCTATCACAGTGTTTCTCCAACCTCTTTTTGTATCCCTACAGACCCATCATTAAGTCTCACATACCCCTTTGTCAACAACAAACCAGGAATGCTGCTGATATCATACACAATATCATTCAGCATTATCCATCATTTTAAGTGGCCATTATTATAATGATTcaccttttaaataaaaaaacaatcgATACGGTGGGTGAAAAAGTCTCAAAATATAGCATCTACATTTAATGAGACACCTGAGCTTATTTGTCTTTCACAGGTTTTAACAGTTCCAAGGCAATTATTGAGAAACTTTCTTGAAGAAGAACAAACAGTGAATTTATTCATAAACTAATTTAAATTTGTATCCAAGTCGTTGATTCTGTATTGTAGGTTTAACGTAAGTCAAACACTAAGTCTCTCTCTTATTCTCTCCATATCTTTTTAGGCTGTGGGCTGGAGTTCCTGCTGGTCCTCTGCGGGCTGGAGCTCTCCTGGTCTTGCCCACGCCACTGCATTTGCTATATGGCCCCCAGCACTGTCAGCTGCCAAGCCCACAACTTCCTGTCCGTCCCGGAAGGAATTCCTCCGCACAGTGAGCGCATCTTCCTCCAAAACAACAAGATCCATCGACTACTGCGGGGTCACTTTAGCCCTACCACGGTCACTCTGTGGATTTACTCCAACAACATCACTTATATTGAACCATCTACTTTCCAAGGGTTCACCTTGCTGGAGGAACTGGACCTGGGAGACAATCGCCACCTACGTTCACTGTCTGCAGAAACCTTTCATGGGCTGGGCCGGCTCCATGCCCTCCATCTATACCGCTGTGGCCTCAGTGCACTGCCGAATAACATCTTCCAGGGTCTCCGCAACCTCCAGTATCTGTACCTGCAGGTGAGACACTCACATAGCTGCTTGTGTAAAAAAGTCATCTTGTAATATTGTAGTAAAAATATAACCACTGTTTTGTTTCTGTGTCTGAAGGACAACCATTTGGAGAATCTGCAGGATGATCTTTTCGTGGACTTACACAACCTGAGCCACCTGTTTCTTCACGGGAACCGTCTCTGGAGCCTGCACCAAAACACATTTAGAGGACTGGGGGCTTTGGACCGGCTGCTACTGCACCACAACCAACTGCAGTGGGTGGACCGTCTGGCATTCCACGACCTGCGGCGACTTACTACTCTCTATTTGTTCAACAACTCCTTGACGGAGTTAGCTGGAGAGTGTCTGATCCAGCTGCCTGCCCTGGAGTACCTTCGCCTCAACGACAACCCTTGGGAGTGTGACTGTAAGGCTTTATCACTGTGGGATTGGCTCAAAAAGTTCCGGGGATCCACATCATCAGTGGGTTGCGTGGCACCGGCAGAACTGGCAGGCAAAGATTTGAAACAACTGAGGAAAGAGGACTTCCCGAACTGTTCCGGATCTGAGTCTCTGCACCAGAGTAAGACCAAGACTTGGGCAGGAACAGATAACTCACTGACGCAGGAACCCCATCCTGCCCAGCCTCCACAAACACGCCCACATCACCCCCATCTGAATGAACAGTACTCTTCCCCTCCCTCTCCCCTGCCCCAGCCACCCCCTGCCATAAATGGTGTACAAGCAGGACCGGGAGGGTCCCCGGGCACAGACTCTGCTCAGAGGCCCGGCCGATCTCGGAACTGCACACGCCAACGTGTCCGGGGCAGCAAGGGAAAAGGACCCAACGAGGTCCACATCTTAAAAGAGATGGCGGATAAGGAGTATTCCTCTCCTGATTTCACTGGGAAATATGATGAAACATCTTCCGATGGTTCAAACACACGAAGAAAGCACAAATGTACCCCCCGGACCTCTGTGCATCCCCCTAGTGGGGTCCAGAAAGCCAGCTGTGGACACTCTCATCATACACATCTCTGTCTTTGTTGTATTCTGGGACTGCTTGTGCTCATTCTGCACTGAACTAAATTCTGGACTATCATGGATACGCCGCAGTCCTCAGATCAGCTCTAGCTCCAGCATTACCAGGCCTActaatgtgtgtatgtttgtgtgtgtatgtgtgagtgatAAAGTGTAATACATTGTACAAGGAGCTTTGCCATTTAGACTGAAATAGATGAAAACTGAACACTGGATGTTATAAATTCAAATTTGGGTTGGGGAACAAGAAGAACAGTAAAGCAAACTAAACATGCTTGCACTGCCACTGTTGTTgttcttaatttttttcttttcttttcccaTTTCTTGTTGTCTGGTTTCCCCTTCTAAATGGAAAACAACTTCAATGAAAGAAAGCACAGATAACCAAATAAATGTGTAGAAACAATGTGTAATATGAGACACAAGCAAGCAATGTAGGTATGCAAAGACAGAGGTTGTGTTTAGAAAATATCTCCaacttcttttctttaaaatttctaACATATAGAAAGGACATTGTCCTTTGTTTAATTTATCACATTATTGCCAAATACATTCACAAATATATCAGTGTAAGGTCTCCTAAGATCaggggccctataatacacccggcgaaATGcaacgcaaggcgcagcgcaagtgtgtttgctagtctgcgtccggcgccgttcgcgttttcccgttcagcgccacgtccttaaattagtaaatgcatttgcgccagttagtgcgcccatgggtgtgctggtctaaaaaagaggtgtgttcaggtgcattgccggcgcattgctattttaaggaactgaaaatagactgcgccatagaccaactcaaacctggtctaaagtctaaagtcaatggcgcaatattttttttgttggtagaaactgcgcatCTGGGCGcatccacagtgcgcgttgactttgcttattacacacagggatgcgcatcacacaaacatgccaaatattaaaaacaaaaggattacagtgtaaaagaatattattgtgtaggctacataaatataaaaatgtaacttcgTTTAACTTCTAACTAAACGTTTaacttcgcgcacgagcagatcggtttctttgcttgaaaagcgttcagcttttccgccaacaaattccgccatgtaaatagcaatccgccatggcgcgagcgcatctcgctcttaaagggaatgggagatgacactctgattggtttattgaacgttacgcccattactcattaagagaatagggacaacccatttcaaaaatgcgccccggcacacggaccgtttttccgtagttaaaatagcaaaagtggatttggacacgccctgagtgcacctgcgccatgcgctttacactttgcgtttagatcgttaaaatagggccccagGAGTTTTAACCATTAGTAGGACTTGCTGTCTTTATGGTGGGAATATTATCTAAATCCACTGAATGATGTGAAACAAAACAGAGTTTATGAAATGAAACACAGTGTTATAACCAGTGCTCCTAAATGGAATAGACAGTAAAagcacatacattctccttacCTCAGAAGAGTTAAGgcctaaaaacattttttttttttttttcactttagatGGCTTTTTGTTTCCTTTCAATACTTTCCTggatttatttttcatattttctttgCTTTTGCTCTAAAAAGTGACTTCAGGTGAATCGTTTTGGATTGTATTGTTTTATAACAGCACATAAAAGCCAATGGTTATACTAGCTGCTATATTGTTTATAGAAGCAAATGAGACCCATTTTTACCTCATCTGCTTCCAAAAAAActcagtatgtgtgtgtgtgcgtgtccaGTATAAAAAGCTATGAAAAAATTAGAGATGTGTTTGTTTCTTGTCCtctgtgttgtttgttttgtttggctgTGACTCAGAGGACTTAGAAATGGACTGCTGATGGGGGCATGGACTCTGGAGGGGACACAGGTCTAATTGAAGTGAACTCTGTTTTGAAAAGCGCCTTCAGCCTAAGCCCGTCATCGAAAACATAGACACCTCTCTTTCTTAAAGCGGTGTGAAATCATCTGTTTTAACAAGacagagaaggaaaaaaaaagaaaacaaataaaaatacacacacaaaaactaaaTGTATCTTTATGAGACTtgatgacaaaaacacatttcaaatttagcatggccaaaaaaaaaacaaaaaaaagaacttttggAGCCATAGGCCTGCTTGATTGCCTCTACAGTGTCTGCTGTGAATTCAAATAGGAGTCCAGGAGAGGGACAATCGCGTGAACACTCGGGACACTATGGATGACATACGGTTGCCCATCACAGATGCTCTGGAGTACAGGAGAACTATGCCTCCTGTTCTAAGACACACTTTGTAAAAATAAGGAGAACTGTATCAACACAATCTGCAATGGAAATATTAATCAGTACTATGACACTGACatcattaatgacatttttgatTACAACAGGGTTCCTGAATCTCTGAAGAACTTCTCTTCAGAatgcaattattatttttattattactttcatttgatctttttttgttgttgtttttgttttgattatacatttatttggtATGTCCGTAGGGCACCATTTTCTGACTAAACTGCACAATCCAGTCTCCTCTCGTccttccctttctctctcttctgtgTCTCTCCATCCTAGTGATTTGATGGTTTAACGAGTcgttctcaaaaaaaaaaacaagaaaaaactttataaagatattaaaatctatatcttcttatgttaaatgtgtttgtttggatTTATTCTGCATGTGTGTTTACAGATGTTGATGAGGCCtgtcattttgaaatattatcacCTTTATTGccttaattatttttatattcatttaaagcTAGGATGTGCAGCTTCGTACAAGTGTGGGTACCTGCAGGTCAGAGTAATTGTAGTGGGCGTGACAAAAGGTCTTTACAATTGGTTGCAAAAGCTGCCTGtgttgggtagggttaggggcttgtttctgttgcagcattgTGTACCTTTCAGCAcacccttaaaggattagttcacccaaaaatgaaaataatgtcattaattactcaccctcatgccgttccacacccgtaaggccttcattcatcttcggaacgcaaattaagatatttttgatgaaatccgatggcacagtgaggcctgcattcacagcaataacactttctctctcaaggtccataaaggtactaaaacatatttaaaacagtacatgtgagttcagtggttctaccttaatattataaagcgttgagaatactttttgtgcgccaaaaaaacaaaataacgacttttcaacaatatagtgatgggttgacttcaaaacactgcttcggagctttgcgAATCGAATAAGTGACTAGGAGCGCCAaggtcacgtgatttcagcagtttagccgtttgatcagagatccgaatcactgattcgttttgtaaagctccgaagcaatgttttgaaatcggcccatcactatattgtagaaaagtcattattttgggtttttttggcacacaaaaaatattctcgtcactttataatattaagatagaaccactgaactcacatgaactgtttcagatatgtttttagtacctttatggatcttgagaggaagtgtcattgctttgaatgcgggcctcactgagccatcggatttaatcaaaaatatcttaatttgtgttccgaagatgaatgaaggtcttacgggtgtagaatggcatgagggtgagtaataaatgacattattttcatttttgggtgaactaaccctttaacttttaGAACAACATTTTTAGTCTCCGACCTGcagctttttaaaatatgttcctgacctaaaaaaaaaaaaaaaaaaaacactaagtatttatctttttctttttaaaatatttaaaaaacattaaatcttagtttgtaaattcaattttagATTAAATTGAGGTTTTACTTATTTTACAAgacattttcagaaaaagtttttgtttatttttcttaaaccATTAGCAAATAGTTTTCTTCTTGTCTTAagcatacactaccattcaaaagtaaggggtcaatttgattttttttaaacatattttagaaAGAAACGAAgctattcagcaagaatgcatttaattaattaaaaatacagtataacagGAAATATTATGTTTCTAATTAAATACATCTTAAAATgaacagcttttattttaaatagaaatctttcataacattataaatgttgttACTattacttttgattaatttcatGCATCT containing:
- the rtn4rl1b gene encoding reticulon-4 receptor-like 1b, with product MFKRGCGLEFLLVLCGLELSWSCPRHCICYMAPSTVSCQAHNFLSVPEGIPPHSERIFLQNNKIHRLLRGHFSPTTVTLWIYSNNITYIEPSTFQGFTLLEELDLGDNRHLRSLSAETFHGLGRLHALHLYRCGLSALPNNIFQGLRNLQYLYLQDNHLENLQDDLFVDLHNLSHLFLHGNRLWSLHQNTFRGLGALDRLLLHHNQLQWVDRLAFHDLRRLTTLYLFNNSLTELAGECLIQLPALEYLRLNDNPWECDCKALSLWDWLKKFRGSTSSVGCVAPAELAGKDLKQLRKEDFPNCSGSESLHQSKTKTWAGTDNSLTQEPHPAQPPQTRPHHPHLNEQYSSPPSPLPQPPPAINGVQAGPGGSPGTDSAQRPGRSRNCTRQRVRGSKGKGPNEVHILKEMADKEYSSPDFTGKYDETSSDGSNTRRKHKCTPRTSVHPPSGVQKASCGHSHHTHLCLCCILGLLVLILH